One region of Primulina tabacum isolate GXHZ01 chromosome 1, ASM2559414v2, whole genome shotgun sequence genomic DNA includes:
- the LOC142541450 gene encoding uncharacterized protein LOC142541450 has translation MLKETEWTMSKIDRKFFQKRARDYNSDEDGEYDDLGVEEENEVSEDEEGGIQPGVTKFTEGIKAFKLAFKKILAKKSGEDSNVLGPVLSAHKKLLGEKLAEEAERKVKGEAKKEKRLQGEKGHVKPTNYLDAHEKFLLGVATKGVVKLFNAVNKAQNAQKGLNPSRTKDEKSM, from the exons ATGTTGAAAGAAACTGAATGGACTATGAGCAAAATTGACAGAAAGTTCTTTCAAAAAAGGGCTAGAGATTATAATTCGGACGAAGATGGTGAATACGATGACTTAGGGGTCGAGGAGGAGAATGAAGTTTCAGAAGACGAAGAGGGCGGAATCCAGCCTGGTGTAACAAAATTTACAGAGGGAATTAAAGCTTTTAAGTTGGCATTTAAGAAAATTCTTGCTAAGAAGAGCGGTGAGGATTCGAATGTGTTG GGCCCTGTATTATCTGCTCATAAGAAGCTTTTAGGTGAAAAACTTGCTGAAGAAGCGGAAAGGAAAGTAAAGGGGGAGGCAAAGAAAGAGAAGCGTTTG CAAGGTGAGAAGGGACATGTGAAGCCTACTAATTATTTGGATGCACATGAAAAGTTTCTGTTGGGAGTGGCTACTAAAGGAG TTGTCAAGTTGTTCAATGCT GTAAACAAGGCGCAAAATGCTCAGAAAGGCTTAAATCCCTCGAGAACAAAAGATGAGAAAAGTATGTGA